The following proteins come from a genomic window of Canis aureus isolate CA01 chromosome 3, VMU_Caureus_v.1.0, whole genome shotgun sequence:
- the PIMREG gene encoding protein PIMREG isoform X2 yields the protein MASKWPGVGASGRQDREQLQEPEVVLRAPGHPDISCGALGSLCRQFQRRLPLRAVSLNLGAGPSWKRLESPEPGQQGLQAAARSAKNALGAVSQRIQESCQSGTRWLVETQVKARRRRGPQKGSSPPAHSLSQKGSRLPGTVPAYLSLGPWEDCHRPSAHGGPRAYPGRRFRRDAALRSPYSSTEPLCSPSESDSDLEPVGAGLQHLRKLSQELDEAIVAAEGSDMTVSLIRD from the exons ATGGCTTCCAAGTGGCCAGGCGTGGGGGCCTCCGGGCGGCAGGACCGAGAGCAGCTGCAGGAGCCCGAGGTGGTGCTGCGCGCCCCTGGCCATCCAGACATCTCCTGcggggccctgggctccctgtgcagaCAGTTCCAGAGGAGGCTGCCCCTGCGAGCTGTCAGCCTCAACCTGGGGGCGGGGCCCTCCTGGAAACGCCTGGAAAGCCCCGAGCCAGGGCAGCAGGGCCTCCAGGCGGCGGCTCGCTCTGCTAAGAACGCACTGGGTGCTGTGTCCCAG AGGATCCAGGAGTCCTGCCAAAGCGGCACCAGGTGGCTGGTGGAgacccaggtgaaggccaggagGCGGAGAGGGCCACAGAAGGGCAGCAGCCCCCCAGCGCACAGCCTGAGCCAGAAGGGCAGCCGGCTGCCTGGCACCGTCCCCGCCTACTTGAGCCTGGGCCCCTGGGAGGACTGCCACCGGCCCTCTGCCCACGGGGGCCCACGTGCCTACCCAGGACGGCGGTTCAGGAGGGACGCTGCCCTCCGGAGCCCCTACTCATCGACGGAGCCCCTGTGCTCCCCCAG CGAGTCTGACAGTGACCTAGAGCCCGTGGGAGCAGGACTTCAGCACCTCCGGAAGCTGTCCCAAGAGCTGGACGAGGCCATTGTGGCTGCAGAGGG CAGTGACATGACCGTGTCTCTCATCCGTGACTGA
- the PIMREG gene encoding protein PIMREG isoform X1 has translation MDGGVRAGARKRGGGSPSPEGPACCPPSASPRRVTPLPGSTPGTPAPARAACAHWGPGCPADLPLASSPASGGPNRRWTRPMASKWPGVGASGRQDREQLQEPEVVLRAPGHPDISCGALGSLCRQFQRRLPLRAVSLNLGAGPSWKRLESPEPGQQGLQAAARSAKNALGAVSQRIQESCQSGTRWLVETQVKARRRRGPQKGSSPPAHSLSQKGSRLPGTVPAYLSLGPWEDCHRPSAHGGPRAYPGRRFRRDAALRSPYSSTEPLCSPSESDSDLEPVGAGLQHLRKLSQELDEAIVAAEGSDMTVSLIRD, from the exons ATGGATGGCGGGGTCCGGGCAGGGGCGCGAAAGCGCGGCGGAGGGAGCCCTAGCCCGGAAGGCCCGGCCTGCTGTCCACCCTCCGCCTCTCCCAGGAGAGTGACCCCTCTTCCAGGAAGCACCCCAGGGACCCCCGCGCCCGCCCGAGCAGCCTGTGCGCACTGGGGCCCGGGATGCCCTGCTGACCTGCCTTTGGCCTCCTCCCCAGCATCTGGTGGGCCGAACAGACGCTGGACCAGGCCGATGGCTTCCAAGTGGCCAGGCGTGGGGGCCTCCGGGCGGCAGGACCGAGAGCAGCTGCAGGAGCCCGAGGTGGTGCTGCGCGCCCCTGGCCATCCAGACATCTCCTGcggggccctgggctccctgtgcagaCAGTTCCAGAGGAGGCTGCCCCTGCGAGCTGTCAGCCTCAACCTGGGGGCGGGGCCCTCCTGGAAACGCCTGGAAAGCCCCGAGCCAGGGCAGCAGGGCCTCCAGGCGGCGGCTCGCTCTGCTAAGAACGCACTGGGTGCTGTGTCCCAG AGGATCCAGGAGTCCTGCCAAAGCGGCACCAGGTGGCTGGTGGAgacccaggtgaaggccaggagGCGGAGAGGGCCACAGAAGGGCAGCAGCCCCCCAGCGCACAGCCTGAGCCAGAAGGGCAGCCGGCTGCCTGGCACCGTCCCCGCCTACTTGAGCCTGGGCCCCTGGGAGGACTGCCACCGGCCCTCTGCCCACGGGGGCCCACGTGCCTACCCAGGACGGCGGTTCAGGAGGGACGCTGCCCTCCGGAGCCCCTACTCATCGACGGAGCCCCTGTGCTCCCCCAG CGAGTCTGACAGTGACCTAGAGCCCGTGGGAGCAGGACTTCAGCACCTCCGGAAGCTGTCCCAAGAGCTGGACGAGGCCATTGTGGCTGCAGAGGG CAGTGACATGACCGTGTCTCTCATCCGTGACTGA